TGGTTGCCCCAGATCGTCATCTTCTTGATCTCGGTGACCTTGGCGCCGGTCTTGCGGGCCAGCTGGCTGATGGCGCGGTTGTGGTCGAGGCGGGTCAGCGCGCTGAACCGCTCCTTGGGGATGTCGGGCGCGTTGCTCATGGCGATCAGCGCGTTGGTGTTGGCGGGGTTACCCGTCACCAGCACCCGGATGTCGTCGGCGGCCACCTCGTTGAGCGCCTTGCCCTGGGCGGTGAAGATCGCGCCGTTGGCCTCCAGCAGGTCGCCGCGCTCCATCCCCTTCGTCCGCGGGCGGGCACCCACCAGCAGCGCCAGGTTCGCGCCGTTGAAGATCACGTTCGGGTCCGCGCCGATCTCGACACCGGCCAGCAGCGGGAACGCGCAGTCGTCCAGTTCCATGACCACACCCTCGAGCGCCTTCAGCGCGGGCTCGATCTCGAGCAGACGCAGCTCGATCGGACGGTCCGGGCCCAGCAGAGAACCGCTGGCCAGGCGGAAGAGCAGGCTGTAGCCGATCTGGCCTGCGGCGCCGGTGACCGCGACCTTGAGGGGAGTTGTGCTCACGTCAAGTGCTCCTTGGACGGTGTAGATGTCGGGACTGAACCTATCGCACCGGCCGCGGCGACCAATCTCCGGTCCGCCCTGCTCAAGTGCGCAGGTGCCGTCACCGGCAGCATAGAGGCTGTCCGCCGGGCGGTGGTGCGCAACTCCCCTGCCGGCCGAGGACGGCGCGGGCGGTCCGGCGCTAGTGGGGCCCGACGGCCCGCCGGTGCGGGTCGCGCACGTCGACGCCGTCCTGCTCCCAGGTCTCGCGCATCGCGTCGGCACCCTTGAGCCGCACCCAGGCCGCCTCGGTGGCGGTGATCGGGGTGGCCGACAACACCTGCACCGGTGGCAGCGGATCGACCAGCGGGACGTCGTCGATGTCGCTGACGCCGAGCAGGAACGCGGTGAACGGCGCCGACTCCCACAGCGGCGTCTCCAGGTCCACCAGCGCATCGGGGGTGAGCATCAGGCCCTCGACCGCCGGCGCGGCAGCCACGATCGCGATCGACCGGGCCAGGCCCCGCGGGGTGGGCCCGCGCAGGGCGACCGTGATCTCCGCGCGCGGCCCGTGCAGGCATCGGTCACCATCTCGACCGGGTCGGCCATCGGGTGTTGGGAGCACCCCAGCGAGACGTAGTGCGCCACCCCGTCGGGGTCGGGGCCGTAGCGCAACACGTTGATGGTGTCGGCGCCCAGGAAGGTGACGCTGGCCGCCACGGGTTCGGCGGTCACCCCGGCCCGGGTGAAGTGCTCATCGAGTCGGGCCCGGACCGCCGCCAGGACGTCGATCACTCGCCCGGCGGGCTCGGCGCAGCTGGCGCGGTCTGCCCCTCGGGCAGGGTCAGGTTCCGGCCGGTGTCCGGGTCGAAGATCAGCAGTTTGGTGGTGTCCAGCGCCAGCTGGACCTTCTGCCCCTGGCGGGCCTTCGAATCCGCCGACACCCGCGCGACGAACTCGTTCTCCCCCGCCCCCGACTCCGCGGCCAGCTTCGCCAGCTGGCTGGCGTGCGCGCCGGCGCCCTCGGTCTTGAAGTGCAGGTACTTGTCGGCGCCCAGCGTCTCCACCAGCTCGACGGTGACCTCGAAGGTCAACGCCCGGATCTTGGCGTACACGTCGAGCAGCTCGGCGTCCTCGATGTGCTCCGGCCGCACCCCGACGATGACGTTCTTCTTCGGCTCGTACCGCGCCAGCAGATCGAGCACATCCGGGGTCAGGGTCACCTCGCCGAACGGCAACTGCACCCCGACATCGGTGAGGGTGGCCGGGAAGAAGTTCATCGCCGGCGAACCGATGAAGCCCGCCACGAACAGGTTGACCGGGCGGTTGTAGAGCTCCTCGGGGGTGCCGACCTGCTGGGCCACTCCGTCGAGCATCACCACCACCCGATCCCCCAGCGTCATCGCCTCGGTCTGATCGTGGGTGACGTAGACGGTGGTGGTGCCCAGCTTGTCCTGCAGCCGCGCGATCTCGGCACGCATCTGCACCCGCAGCTTGGCGTCGAGGTTGCTCAGCGGCTCGTCCATCAAGAACGCCTTGGGGTTGCGCACGATCGCGCGGCCCATCGCCACCCGCTGCCGCTGGCCACCGGACAGCTGCGCCGGCTTGCGATCCAGAAGCTCCGTCAGGTCAAGAATTTTCGCGGCTTCCTCGACCTTGCGGGCGATCTCGTCCTTCTTGAGCTTGGCCAGGGTCAGCGGGAAGGCGATGTTCTGCCGGACGGTCATGTGCGGGTAGAGCGCATAGGACTGGAACACCATGGCGATGTCGCGGTCCTTGGGCGCCTTCTCATTGACCCGCTCGCCGTCGATGCGCAACTCGCCGGAGGTGATGTCCTCCAGGCCGGCGATCATGTTGAGTGTGGTCGACTTTCCGCAGCCGGACGGACCGACCAGGATGATGAACTCGCCGTCGGCGATCGTCAGCGACAGGTCTTTCACGGCCGTCGCGCCGTTGGGGTAACGCTTGGTCACCCGGTCCAACACAATCTCGGCCATCGGCTACCCCTTCACCGCACCAGACGTCAACCCGGAGACGATTCGTCGTTGGAAGATTAGGACAAAGATGATGATCGGAATCGTGATGACCATCGCGCCCGCCGCGATGGATCCGGTCGGCTCCTCGAACTGCGAACTGCCGGTGAAGTTCGCGATCGCCACCGGCGCGGTGATGGCGCGGTCGGTCGCGGTCAGCGACAACGCCAACAGCAGGTCGTTCCAGGCGAAGATGAACACCAGGATCGCGGCGGTCACGATGCCCGGCGCGGCCAACGGGGCGATCACCCTGCGGAAGGCCTGACCGGGTGTGGCGCCGTCCATCTTGGCCGCCTTCTCCAGGTCCCAGGGAATCTCGCGGAAGAACGCCGAGAGCGTGTAGATCGCCAGCGGCAGCGCGAAGGTGATGTACGGGATGATCAGCCCGGGCCAGGTGTCGAACAGCCCGACCCGGCGCTCGATGTTGAACAGCGGTGTGACCAGCGAGATCTGGGGGAACATCGCGATCAGCAGCGCCGCCCCGACGAGCAGCCGCTTGCCCGGGAACTCCAGGCGGGCGACGGCGTAGGCGGCCATCGCACCGATGGTCACCGCGATCACCGTGGTGATCAGACCGATGCCGATCGAGTTGATCAGCGCCGAGCTGAAGAAATTGCCCTGGAAGATCGCCCGGTAGTTCTCGAATGTGATCTGACTGGGAATCAGCTTGCCGTCCTTGACCGTTGCGGTCGACTTCAGCGACAGGCTCAGGATCCACAGCACCGGTAGCAGCGCGTAGGCGATGACCAGAACATCCACCACGATCCAGCCGGTCGCGCGCCGCGCGGTCACACGCTCGTTCACCTCAGCGGGCCTCCTGCTCAGATCCCGGTGCGGCCGCACCGAAGATCTTGATGTAGCTGAACGCGATCACCGCCACCGACAGAAAGATCAACACGCTGATCGCCGACCCGAGGCCGAGATTGAAGGCCTTGAAGAGGTTGTCGTAGCCCAGGATCGACACCGAGCCGGTGTCGTTGGCCCCGCCGGTGAGGATGTAGATGTTGTCGAAGATCCGGAACGCATCCAGGGTGCGGAACAGCAACGCCACCAGGATGGCCGGTTTCATCAGCGGCAGAATGATCTTCGTCAGGCGCTTCCAGGCACCGGCGCCGTCGACCTGGGCGGCGTTGAGCAGGTCCTGCGGGATCAACGCCAGACCGGCCAGCAGCAGCAGCGACATGAACGGCGTCGTCTTCCACACCTCGGCCAGCACCACGATGGCCAGTGACGGAATCTGCTCGGTCAGCGGGGCGCTGCCGTCGGGCAGCAGATTGGCCAGATATCCGGTGCCCGGCGTCCAGGCGTAGTACCAGCTGTAGGAGGCGGCGACGGTCACGATGCCGTACGGGATGAGGATCGCGGTGCGCACCACGCCTTTGCCGAAGATGGTGCGGTGCATCACCATGGCCAGCGCCATGCCGAGCACGAACTCGATCGCCACCGACACCACGGTGATCGCCAGCGTCACCGTGAACGCCGTCCACCAGTACTGGTCGGTCAGCACGGTGATGTAGTTCTGCAACCCGACGAACTCCACGTCGTCGGGTTCGGCAAGGTTGTAGCGCTGCAGGCTCAGCCAGACCGCGTAGCAGATCGGGTAACCGGTCACCGCGATCATGAGGATGACCGCCGGTGCGATCAACAGATACGCCAGCCGCCGCTCCGATCTGGTGTCGTCGGTGGCGGCCGGCGCCACGTCGTCGGCGGTGGTCTCGGCGGTGGTCACGGGATCAGCCCCTTGCCGTCGATCGCCTTCTGCACTTGTTCGGTCAACTCGTCGGCGGTGCGTTCCGGATCGATCTCGGTGATCGGCGCCAGCGTGACCGCGATCCGGGTGGACACCGACTGGTAGACCGGGGTGGCCGGACGCACCGCGGCGTTCGTCAGCTGCTCGCGGATGATCGCGTACTGCGGGTACTTGGCCTGGAACTCCGGATCGTCGTACAACGAGGCGCGCACCGCGGGCAGGCCACCCTCGATCGAGGTGTAGCGCTGGTTCTCGACGTTGCGGATGCAGCGGATGGCCTCGAACGCCTCGGCCTTGTGGCGGGTGGTCCTGGCCACCGCGAGGTTGAGCCCGCCGAGGGTCACCTTGGCCGGTTTGCCGGGTTCGACGCCCGGGTACGGCGCGAAACCGAACACCTTCTTGCTCTCGTTGAAGGCGATCTCGAACTGCTCATCGGTCGGGGAGAAGGTGCCGACGTCGCTGATGCTGCCGCGCAGCGCGGGTTCGGTGTTCAGCGGCAGGAACGGGACCCCGCCCTTGACGGCGTTCTCGAGCAGCGACGGCAGCACGTAGGGCCAGTTGACCTCCAGCGCGGCCTTGCCCTGTTCGAGCGCGAGCCGCGCGGTGGTCTCGTCGGTCTGGGTGATCGACGGGTCGGCACCGGGCGCGGTGGCGACGGACTTGATGGTCTGCAGCGCCTTGACCGTCGCGGCCCGGTGCTCGGGCGTGTCGGTCAGCGTGACCCGCTGACCGTCGTCGGAAAGCACTTGTCCGCCAGCGCTTTCCAGAAGGGTGTTGAACCACACCACCAGGCCTTCGTACTGCTTGCCCTGCACCGCGATCCAGCTCGGCCCACCCTCGCGGTACAGACGGGTGGCGGTCTGCACCATCTCGTCCCAGGTCTCGGGCGGTTCGGGTATCAGATCGGCGCGGTACCAGAGCAATTGGGTGTTGGTGGTGACCGGTGCCGCATACAGCTTGCCGTCCCACTTGGCGGTCTCCAGCGGCCCGGGCAGCGTGTTCGACATCGCGTCCGCCTCGGCCAACCCGGCCGGGTCGTCCGAGAGCGGCAGCGCCCAGCCGGCCTCGGCGAACTCGGCGGTCCACACCACGTCGAGCGCCATCACATCCAGCGACCGGTCGTTGCCGGTCAGTCGGCGAGCCAGCTGCAGACGCTGGTCGTCGGCGCTCTTGGGCAGGTTGCGCTGTTTGATGCGGAACCGGCCGCCGAACTGTTCGTTACAGCGTTCGGCGACCGCGGTGAAGGTGGCCGACTCGTTGGCCGGGGTGTAGTAGTTGATGACGATGCCACCGTCGTCGGCGCTGCACGCCGACACCACAGAAGCCGTCGTCAGCGCCGCCATCGCCGCTGCACACAGCCGCCGACTGCGCACCACCCGCCTCCCGTCCGCCAGGAACGTCTCGCGCGGCAACCGTATTGCCGGACACACCCACGCCGCAACAGGCCGGCACCCGCGATTGGGTCTACGTTACTCAATCGCGGGTGACGACAAACGGCCCGGTCACCCCGGCGTGTCGCGGGGCAGGCCCAGGTCGGCGCGGATCGGGCAGGTCAGATCGTCAAGCGCGCCAGCAGATCCCGCCCGCGTTCGGCGTTCTGCGGGTCGCACAGCACGTCGTAACGCCCGGCGACCAACTGCATGGTGGAACTGAAATCTCTTGTCCCGCGTGCCATCGCATAGGGCACCGCGGAGGTGATCAGACCGAAGAACACACCGGCGACCAGGCCGGTCAGCAATGCGGCCCACGGATCCGGCGTCATGGTCAACAGGGCTAGGATCAGGCCGACGAACAGCCCCAGCCAGGCGCCGGACAGCACACCGCCACCGAGTACTTTCGGCCACGTCAGGCGGCCGGTGACGCGTTCGACCTGCATCAGGTCCACGCCGACAATCGTCACCCGTTCGACCGGAAACTGCTGGTCGGCGAGGTAGTCGACGGCGCGCTGAGCCTCCTCGTAGGTCGGATACGACCCGATCGGCCAGCCCTTCGGCGGCGTGGGCAGCGCGGGGATTCGACGACGCCCGGCCACCCCCGGGGGGACACCTGCCGGCTGTCCAGGCTGAAACGGACTGGTCATGGGTGCTTCTCCTACGTACGCTCGTCGCTCACGGGTCAGCCGTGTCGGGGCTGTCGTACAGACAACGAAAACCGACGCACCGCGGTGCCCTCACCGTGCGCTACGTTGGTGACCATGACAAACCCGGACCACGGCGCCGGCCGATCGGCGTCAGCTTCCTCCGGCGACGGTCCGAACGAAGGCGCTTACGAGCCGCCGCCGAACGGCCGGGAGGCTCCGCCGATCGAGCAGGTGCTGGGTGGCTACGCACCCACCCAGCACCTGCCGGCTCGATCGGCCGAAGGCGCACCGTCGACCCCGGGCTCCGACCTTCCCCCCGCCTACCAGCCCCCGCACTACCGGCGTGAGGACTATCAGACCGGCCCGGCCTACGAACCGACCCAGATCGCACCGCAGGTCGACCCCGAACCGTGGGCGGCACCGGAAACCGGTTTGCCGCCGGCGTACGAACAGAGCGGCTATCCGGCTCCGCCCGCCGACTACCCGGGAGATCCGGGTTTCTTGGCGCCCGGCGGGTACCCGCCGCAGACCGGCAGCCCGCTCTATCCGCGGCCGGAGTTCGGGGCCAGTCCGCCCGGCTGGGGTGCGCCCCCGCCGGCGTATCCCCCGCCGGCGTATCCGGCACCGGGATATCCCCAGCCCGGCTACGGGCCGTACCCGCCGCCGACCCCTACCAACGGCCTGGCGATCGCCTCGCTGGTGTGCTCAATGCTGGGCCTTATCTGCGGCTGCGTGTTCTCGGTCCCCGGCATCGTGCTCGGCCTGATCGCGCTGAACCAGACCAAGACTTCCGGCGGGGAGGGTCGAGGCCTCGCTATCGCCGGTATCGCGCTCAGCTGCGCGGGTCTGCTGCTTTTCATGGCGCTGATGGTCGCCGCGGCGATCGGCTGACCCGACCACGGCGCGATCAGGCCGGTGGTCGATCACGCCGGCGGTTGGAAGCGTTCACCCTTGCGCTGCATGCCCGCGGCCCTGCCCTTGCCCGCGATCACCAGCGCCATCTTGCGGCTGGCCTCGTCGATCATCTCGTCGCCGAGCATCACCGCGCCACGTGCGCCACCGGCCCGCGAGGTGTGCCATTCATAGGCCTCGAGGATGAGTTCGGCGCGGTCGTAGTCCTCCTGGCGCGGGCTGAACACCTCGTTGCCCGCGGCGATCTGGTCCGGATGCAGTACCCACTTGCCGTCGTACCCGAGCGCGGCGGACCGCCCGGCCACCCGCCGGAAGCCCTCGACATCGCGCACCTTCAGATAGGGACCGTCGATGGCGAGCACACCGTGCGCGCGGGCGGCGACCAGAATCCGCATCAGCACGTAGTGGTGGGCGTCGCCGACGTCGTAACCCTCGGGCTGTTCCCCCACTTCGAGCGTGCGCATGTTGAGGCTGGCCGACATGTCCGCGGGACCTAGCACCAGCGCCTGCACTCGCGGACCGGCGGCGATCGCGTCGATGTTGGTCAGGCCCTGGGCGTTTTCGATCTGCGCCTCGATCCCGATGCGGCCCACCGGAAGCCCGTGCTTCTGCTCCAGCTGGGTCAGCAACAGGTCGAGCGCATGGATGTGGGAAACGTCGCTGACCTTCGGCAGCACCACGATGTCGAGAAAGGCGCCGGCCACCGACACCACCTCGATGACGTCGGCGTGGGTCCACGGCGTCGTCCAGTCGTTCACCCGGACGCCGCGCAGCTGGCCCGACCACCCGGGTTCGGCCAACGCGGCGGCCACCTGGGCGCGCGCCTCCTCCTTGGCATCGGGGGCGACGGCGTCCTCCAGGTCGAGAAACACCTCATCGGCGGGCAGGCCCTTGGCCTTGGCGATCATCTTGGCGCTGCTACCGGGGACGGACAGGATCGTTCGGCGGGGTCGATAACGGTTTTCCACGGCCCTAGTCTCTACTCTTTGAGTCATGGCGGCGGTGAACAGGGTCTATGCAGCCCGTCTCGCAGGGATGGTGGTGCTGGGCCCTGACGGCGAGTCGATCGGACGCGTCCGCGACATCGTGATCAGCATCAGCATTGTCCGCCAACAACCGAGGGTTCTCGGGTTGGTCGTCGAACTGCTCACGCGGCGAAGGATTTTCGTTCCCATCCTGCGCGTGACCTCCATCGAACCGGGCGCAGTCACGCTGGCCACCGGCACCGTGTCGCTGCGCAAGTTCTCCCAGCGGCCGGGCGAGGTGCTGGTGCTCGGGCAGGTCGTCGAGACCGCGGTGCGCGTCG
The window above is part of the Mycolicibacterium hassiacum DSM 44199 genome. Proteins encoded here:
- a CDS encoding malate dehydrogenase produces the protein MSTTPLKVAVTGAAGQIGYSLLFRLASGSLLGPDRPIELRLLEIEPALKALEGVVMELDDCAFPLLAGVEIGADPNVIFNGANLALLVGARPRTKGMERGDLLEANGAIFTAQGKALNEVAADDIRVLVTGNPANTNALIAMSNAPDIPKERFSALTRLDHNRAISQLARKTGAKVTEIKKMTIWGNHSATQYPDIFHAEINGKNAAEVVNDQNWIENDFIPTVAQRGAAIIEARGASSAASAASATIDAARDWLLGSPEGDWVSMAVVSDGSYGVPEGLISSFPVTTKDGNWSIVQGLEIDDFSRSRIDKSTAELADERKAVTDLGLI
- a CDS encoding ABC transporter ATP-binding protein, yielding MAEIVLDRVTKRYPNGATAVKDLSLTIADGEFIILVGPSGCGKSTTLNMIAGLEDITSGELRIDGERVNEKAPKDRDIAMVFQSYALYPHMTVRQNIAFPLTLAKLKKDEIARKVEEAAKILDLTELLDRKPAQLSGGQRQRVAMGRAIVRNPKAFLMDEPLSNLDAKLRVQMRAEIARLQDKLGTTTVYVTHDQTEAMTLGDRVVVMLDGVAQQVGTPEELYNRPVNLFVAGFIGSPAMNFFPATLTDVGVQLPFGEVTLTPDVLDLLARYEPKKNVIVGVRPEHIEDAELLDVYAKIRALTFEVTVELVETLGADKYLHFKTEGAGAHASQLAKLAAESGAGENEFVARVSADSKARQGQKVQLALDTTKLLIFDPDTGRNLTLPEGQTAPAAPSPPGE
- a CDS encoding carbohydrate ABC transporter permease gives rise to the protein MTARRATGWIVVDVLVIAYALLPVLWILSLSLKSTATVKDGKLIPSQITFENYRAIFQGNFFSSALINSIGIGLITTVIAVTIGAMAAYAVARLEFPGKRLLVGAALLIAMFPQISLVTPLFNIERRVGLFDTWPGLIIPYITFALPLAIYTLSAFFREIPWDLEKAAKMDGATPGQAFRRVIAPLAAPGIVTAAILVFIFAWNDLLLALSLTATDRAITAPVAIANFTGSSQFEEPTGSIAAGAMVITIPIIIFVLIFQRRIVSGLTSGAVKG
- a CDS encoding carbohydrate ABC transporter permease, producing the protein MTTAETTADDVAPAATDDTRSERRLAYLLIAPAVILMIAVTGYPICYAVWLSLQRYNLAEPDDVEFVGLQNYITVLTDQYWWTAFTVTLAITVVSVAIEFVLGMALAMVMHRTIFGKGVVRTAILIPYGIVTVAASYSWYYAWTPGTGYLANLLPDGSAPLTEQIPSLAIVVLAEVWKTTPFMSLLLLAGLALIPQDLLNAAQVDGAGAWKRLTKIILPLMKPAILVALLFRTLDAFRIFDNIYILTGGANDTGSVSILGYDNLFKAFNLGLGSAISVLIFLSVAVIAFSYIKIFGAAAPGSEQEAR
- a CDS encoding ABC transporter substrate-binding protein; translated protein: MRSRRLCAAAMAALTTASVVSACSADDGGIVINYYTPANESATFTAVAERCNEQFGGRFRIKQRNLPKSADDQRLQLARRLTGNDRSLDVMALDVVWTAEFAEAGWALPLSDDPAGLAEADAMSNTLPGPLETAKWDGKLYAAPVTTNTQLLWYRADLIPEPPETWDEMVQTATRLYREGGPSWIAVQGKQYEGLVVWFNTLLESAGGQVLSDDGQRVTLTDTPEHRAATVKALQTIKSVATAPGADPSITQTDETTARLALEQGKAALEVNWPYVLPSLLENAVKGGVPFLPLNTEPALRGSISDVGTFSPTDEQFEIAFNESKKVFGFAPYPGVEPGKPAKVTLGGLNLAVARTTRHKAEAFEAIRCIRNVENQRYTSIEGGLPAVRASLYDDPEFQAKYPQYAIIREQLTNAAVRPATPVYQSVSTRIAVTLAPITEIDPERTADELTEQVQKAIDGKGLIP
- a CDS encoding general stress protein → MTSPFQPGQPAGVPPGVAGRRRIPALPTPPKGWPIGSYPTYEEAQRAVDYLADQQFPVERVTIVGVDLMQVERVTGRLTWPKVLGGGVLSGAWLGLFVGLILALLTMTPDPWAALLTGLVAGVFFGLITSAVPYAMARGTRDFSSTMQLVAGRYDVLCDPQNAERGRDLLARLTI
- a CDS encoding DUF4190 domain-containing protein — encoded protein: MTNPDHGAGRSASASSGDGPNEGAYEPPPNGREAPPIEQVLGGYAPTQHLPARSAEGAPSTPGSDLPPAYQPPHYRREDYQTGPAYEPTQIAPQVDPEPWAAPETGLPPAYEQSGYPAPPADYPGDPGFLAPGGYPPQTGSPLYPRPEFGASPPGWGAPPPAYPPPAYPAPGYPQPGYGPYPPPTPTNGLAIASLVCSMLGLICGCVFSVPGIVLGLIALNQTKTSGGEGRGLAIAGIALSCAGLLLFMALMVAAAIG
- a CDS encoding HpcH/HpaI aldolase/citrate lyase family protein, which encodes MENRYRPRRTILSVPGSSAKMIAKAKGLPADEVFLDLEDAVAPDAKEEARAQVAAALAEPGWSGQLRGVRVNDWTTPWTHADVIEVVSVAGAFLDIVVLPKVSDVSHIHALDLLLTQLEQKHGLPVGRIGIEAQIENAQGLTNIDAIAAGPRVQALVLGPADMSASLNMRTLEVGEQPEGYDVGDAHHYVLMRILVAARAHGVLAIDGPYLKVRDVEGFRRVAGRSAALGYDGKWVLHPDQIAAGNEVFSPRQEDYDRAELILEAYEWHTSRAGGARGAVMLGDEMIDEASRKMALVIAGKGRAAGMQRKGERFQPPA